The Chlamydia poikilotherma DNA segment AGGGTAAAAGGATTAATATTGAAGCTCCGATACATGTTTCTAACGTGCGTTTAAGTATAGACGGTGCTCGAGCAAAACTTTCTGTCAAAGTTACTAAAAACGGACGAGAGTTATGGAATAGATCTCCTGATGGCACTTCTAAACTATATCGTTCTGTGAAAGAGAGAAAAGGTTAATATGAGCAGGTTAAAAAAACTATATACTGAAGAGATCCGAAAGTCCCTCCAAGAAAAGTTTGGGTATGGAAATACCATGCAAATTCCTGTTCTTAAAAAAATTGTTATAAGTATGGGTCTTGCTGAAGCAGCTAAAGATAAAAATCTTTTCCAGGCTCATTTAGAAGAACTTTCTATGATTTCCGGACAAAAACCTTTGGTTACAAAGGCTAGAAACTCCATCGCTGGTTTCAAACTTCGTGAAGGACAAGGCATTGGTGCTAAAGTAACTTTGCGTGGTCAGCGTATGTACGATTTTATGGATCGTTTTTGCAACATAATCTCTCCTAGAATTCGTGACTTCCGTGGTTTCTCGAGTAAAGGAGATGGGCGCGGATGTTATTCATTGGGATTAGATGATCAGCAGATTTTCCCTGAAGTAGATTTAGATCGCGTTAAGAGAACCCAAGGAATGAATATTACTTGGGTAACTACAGCACAAACAGATGTTGAATGCACTACTCTTTTAGAGTTGATGGGTTTGCGCTTTAAGAAGACTCAATAGGGGAGATATAAGATCAGTATGGGCATGACAAGTGATACTATAGCCGATTTATTAACTCGAATCCGAAATGCTTTGAAGGCAGAGCATTTATATGTGGATTTAGAGCACAGCAAGATGCGTGAAGCGATTGTAAAAATCCTGAAGCAACATGGGTTTTTAGCTCATTATTTAGTGAAGGAAGAGAGTCGCAAACGTACCATGCGTATCTTTTTACAATATAGTAATGACCGCAGGCCTGTGATAAGCCAATTAAAGCGAGTTTCTAAACCTTCTAGAAGGGTTTATGTTCCTGCAGCAAAGATCCCTTATGTTTTCGGAAATATGGGTATTTCTGTTCTTTCAACATCTCAAGGGGTGTTAGATGGATCGACAGCTAGGGCTAAAAATATTGGTGGCGAACTACTCTGTTTAGTTTGGTAACAGGATAAAAGAATTTATAGGACGGTAAGGAATGTCTCGTAAAGCTCGAGACCCTATTGTGCTCCCTCAAGGAGTAGAGGTCTCCATTCAAAATAATGAAATCTTAGTAAAAGGTCCTAAGGGCTCTTTAAAACAAGTATTAGCACCAGAAGTGGTTATCGATATCAAAGATAAGGAAGTTTTTGTTCATGCAGCTCCTGGTGTCATTGATAGACCAAGTCGTATGCAAGGTTTGTTTTGGGCTTTAATTTCTAATATGGTTCAAGGAGTCAGCACAGGATTCGAGAAGCGATTGGAAATGATAGGAGTTGGCTTTAGAGCTGCCGTTCAAGGATCTATTTTAGATTTATCTATCGGGGTATCTCATCCTACGAAAATGCCTATTCCTGCGGAGCTTCAGGTTACTGTTGAAAAGAACACTTTAATTTCAGTGAAAGGAATAAATAAGCAGCTAGTTGGAGAATTTGCTGCTAGTATCCGTGCCAAACGTCGTCCTGAGCCCTATAAAGGTAAAGGTATCCGCTATGAGAACGAATATGTTCGTCGTAAGGCTGGGAAAGCGGCAAAAACAGGTAAAAAATAGTGTAGCAAGGCAGAGTTAGGTTATGGAAAATTCGTTATTCAAGAAGTCTGAAAAGAAAGTTCGCAGGGCTTTAAGAGTGCGTAAAGTCTTAAGAGGCTCTTCTTTAAAGCCTCGTTTGTCTGTTGTAAAGACTAACAAGCATATCTATGTACAATTAATTGATGATTCTATTGGCAAAACTTTGGCTTCTGTCTCAACTATGGCGAAATCAAGTAAGGCTTCCGGATTAATTAAAAAAAATCAAGACGTTGCTAAAACGTTAGGAACCCAAATTGCCCAGATAGGGAAAAGTCTTCAGGTGGATCGAGTTGTATTCGATCGTGGTCCTTTCAAATATCATGGAGTTATTGCCATGGTAGCTGATGGTGCTAGAGAAGGCGGATTACAGTTTTAATGAAGGTTTAAGAGATGACGTTATCAAAGAATTCTCACAAAGAAGATCAGCTAGAGGAGAAAGTTCTTGTTGTCAATCGTTGTTCAAAAGTAGTCAAGGGCGGTCGTAAATTTAGTTTTTCCGCACTTATTTTGGTGGGTGACGGTAAGGGACGCTTGGGCTACGGTTTTGCCAAAGCAAATGAATTAACAGATGCTATTCGCAAAGGTGGAGAAGCTGCGAGAAAGAATCTAGTTACAATTGAATCTTTGGAAGGTGATTCTATTCCTCATGAAGTTCTAGTTGATCAGGACGGAGCTCAATTGCTTTTGAAACCTGCTAAACCAGGAACTGGAATTGTAGCAGGTTCACGTATTCGTTTGATTTTGGAAATGGCTGGAGTCAAAAATATTGTTGCCAAGAGTTTAGGCTCAAATAACCCTATGAACCAAGTAAAGGCAGCTTTTAAAGCTCTCTTGAGTCTTTCTAGCAGGAAAGACGTTTTACAAAGGAGAAGAGTGACACATGATTAAATTAGAATCGTTACAAGATCCTTCACAAAGAAAGAGAAGAACAAAATTATTGGGACGCGGTCCTGGTTCAGGTCATGGCAAAACAAGTTGCCGAGGCCATAAGGGAGATGGAAGCCGTTCTGGTTATAAGCGTCGATTTGGTTATGAAGGAGGCGGAGTTCCTCTTTATAGAAGAGTTCCCACAAGAGGATTTTCTCATAAACGTTTTGATAAATGTGTCGAAGAAATTACTACTCAACGTTTGAATGTTTTATTCAATGAAGGAGAAGAAATTACTTTAGATGCTTTAAAACAAAAAAGAGCAATAGATAAGCACGCGATTAGAGTGAAAGTCATTGTTAAAGGCGAATTAGAGAAAACATTTATCTGGAAGGACGCTAATGTAGTATTGTCTCAAGGAGTCCGAAACCTTATTGGTGTTGCTTAAAGATAGAATTTTTCAGGCCTGATTATGACAACCTTACGACAGATATTTTCCATTGCTGAGTTAAGACAAAAGTTATTTTTTACTTTTGCTTTGCTTGCGGCCTGCCGAGTTGGTGTGTTCATTCCTGTCCCAGGAATTAACGGAGAACGCGCCGTAGCTTACTTTAAACAATTGCTAGGTTCCAGTCAGAATTTATTTCAATTAGCTGATATTTTTTCTGGGGGAGCTTTTGCACAAATGACAGTTATTGCGTTAGGTGTGGTTCCGTATATTTCCGCATCTATCATAGTCCAACTTCTTTTAGTATTTATGCCCTCAATACAAAGGGAAATGCGTGAGAGCCCCGATCAGGGCAAAAGGAAGATTGGTAGATTAACCCGTCTATTTACAGTTGGCTTAGCATTTATTCAATCATTACTTTTCGCCAAGTTTGCTTTAAAAATGAATATGTCTATTCCAGGCATTGTTCTTCCAACTTTGTTGTCATCCAAGCTATTTGGAGCTCCTTGGATATTCTACACAACAACAGTTATTGTTATGACAACAGGAACATTACTGCTCATGTGGATAGGTGAACAGATTTCTGATAAAGGTATTGGTAACGGTGTTAGCTTGATTATCAGTCTCGGGATTTTAGCTTCTTTTCCTTCTGTTTTGGGATCAATAGTAAGTAAGCTAAATCTTGGTTCTCAAGATCCTTCTCAACTAGGTTTGTTCTCACTGCTTTTATTATGTTTTATTTTTATATTTGTTCTTGTCACAACAATATTGATTATTGAAGGTGTGAGAAAAATTCCCGTGCAATATGCACGTAGGGTAATTGGTAGGAGAGAAATCCCTGGAGGAGGATCCTATTTGCCGCTGAAGGTAAACTATGCGGGCGTTATACCTGTTATTTTCGCTTCGTCCTTGCTAATGTTTCCTGCGACTATAGGGCAATTCATGTCTTCGGATTCTTCATGGCTTAAACGAATTGCTATGATGTTATCCCCAGGTAGTTGGGTATATTCCTCATGTTATGTTTTGCTTATAATATTCTTTACTTATTTTTGGACAGCAACCCAGTTTCATCCGGAACAAATTGCTTCTGAAATGAAAAAGAATAACGCTTTTATTCCTGGAATTCGACAAGGAAAGCCTACACAAACATATTTAGAATACACCATGAACCGTGTTACTTTATTAGGAGCGGTTTTTTTAGCTGTTATCGCTATTTTACCATCTATTTTAGGACGTGTTCTTCATGTAGATGCTAATGTAAGTTATTTTTTAGGCGGCACTGCAATGTTGATTGTAGTTGGTGTGGTTTTAGATACGATGAAACAAGTAGATGCCTTTTTGCTTATGCGTCGGTACGATAGTTTTTTGAAAAAAGATCGTTCCAAAGGAAGGCATTGAAAAATAACAATTTTTGACCTAAGATGCTTATACTACTTTAAGGGAGGCCCTACGTATGCCACGCATCATTGGAATTGATATTCCTGCGAAGAAAAAATTAAAAATAAGTCTTACATATATTTATGGGATAGGGCCAGCTCGTTCTGAAGAGATTATTGCAAAATTGCAATTGAATCCTGAAGCTAGGGCTGTTGAATTGACGGAAGAAGAAATAGGCCGTCTTAATTCTCTCCTGCAGTCAGAATATGTAGTTGAAGGAGACTTGCGACGTCGTGTGCAGTCAGATATTAAAAGATTGATCTCTATACACGCTTATCGTGGACAAAGACATCGTCTTTCACTGCCTGTAAGAGGACAGAGAACGAAAACAAATTCTCGAACACGTAAAGGCAAACGTAAAACGGTCGCAGGCAAGAAGAAATAATTTTTTTAGGAGAACGTGTTTTGGTTAAACATCAAACGCAGAAAAAAGGCGTAAAAAGAAAACAATTAAAGAATATTCCTTCAGGCGTTGTTCATGTTAAGGCTACCTTCAACAATACGATTGTGTCTATAACAGATCCTGCAGGGAATACTATCTCTTGGGCTTCAGCTGGAAAAGTTGGATATTCTGGATCTCGTAAGTCATCTGCTTTTGCTGCAACGGTGGCTGCACAAGACGCTGCAAAAAATGCTATGAATTCTGGCCTTAAAGAAGTCGAAGTATGTTTAAAAGGCACCGGAGCTGGTAGGGAATCTGCAGTTCGCGCTCTCATAGCCGCTGGTTTAGTTGTTTCTGTCATCCGTGACGAAACTCCTGTTCCTCATAATGGTTGTCGACCAAGAAAAAGGCGCAGAGTGTAGTTTTAGGGAAGGAGAAAGGGATGTCGGATAATTCACAAAATTTACTTTATGATAAATTTGAATTGCCAGAGTCAGTCAAAATGATGGCTGTAGAAGGTAGCGGGGGATCGATTGATAAGCAGGCGAGTTTTGTCGCAGAGCCTCTGGAAAGGGGTATGGGCCATACCTTAGGTAATGCTTTAAGAAGGGCATTGCTAATTGGTTTAGAGGCTCCTGCAATTATTTCTTTTTCTATGACTGGCGTACTTCATGAGTACATGGCAATAGATGGAATCGTAGAAGATGTAACAAATATCGTCTTGAATTTGAAAGGGGCTTTGCTTAAGAAATATCCTTTCCAAGATAGCGAAGACGGTCGTTGCACTCAATTGTTAAAGTCTACTATTTCTGTAGATGCCTCTGATCTGGCTGCTTGTGGTGGTCAAAAATTTATAACGTTAGCTGATTTGTTACAAGAAGGCGGGTTTGAGTCTGTTAATCCAGATCATTTAATTTTTACTGTAACACAGCCCATGCAAATTGAAATTGCCTTAAGAGTGGCTTTTGGAAGAGGATATTCTACATCTGAGAGAATCATTCTCGAAGATAAGGGTGTGAATGAGATTATTTTAGACGCAGCCTTCTCGCCCGTAGTTTTGGTTAATTATTTTGTAGAAGATACTCGTGTCGGTCAAGATACAGATTTCGATCGCTTAATTTTGCATGTAGAAACAGATGGTAGAGTATCTCCTAAAGAAGCATTAGCTTTCTCTACACAGATTTTAACTAAGCATTTCTCTATTTTTGAAAAAATGGATGAGAAGAAAATAGTCTTTGAAGAAGCTATTTCCATTGAGAAAGAGAATAAAGACGATATTCTTCATAAATTAGTTTTAGGTATTAATGAGATTGAATTGTCTGTAAGATCTACGAACTGTTTATCTAATGCAAACATTGAAACCATTGGTGAACTGGTAATTATGCCAGAGCCCCGCCTGTTGCAATTCAGAAACTTTGGCAAGAAGTCTCTTTGTGAGATTAAGAATAAGTTAAAGGAAATGAAGCTCGAATTGGGAATGGATCTCAGTCAATTTGGCGTTGGTTTAGACAACGTAAAAGAAAAAATGAAGGGTTATGCCGAAAAAATTCGGTCTAAAAACGTCAAGGGATAATTAAGTATATGCAACACGCTAGAAAGAAATTTAGAGTTGGTCGTACTTCTGCGCATAATCGTTGTATGTTAGCTAACATGTTAAAGTCTCTAATCCATCAAGAGAGAATCGAAACTACTTTGCCTAAGGCAAAAGAGTTGCGTCGATGTGCGGATAAGATGATTACATTAGCTAAAAAAAATACATTGGCTGCAAGACGTTTAGCTGTTGCTAGGCTAATGGTTAGATACAATAAGTTGACAAGTAAAGAAGCTCGTCAAGCTAAGGCAGGCGATCTATCAGCTTATAACGTAGATCGTACAATAATAAACAAACTATTCGATGAATTGGGTACTCGTTTTGTCTCTAGAAATGGCGGCTATACGCGTATTTTGAAGTTGCAAAATAGAGTTGGTGATAATGCACGAAAGTGTATTATAGAATTTTTAGCTAATTAGGCTATTTTTTGCGAATGCTGACTACTAGGGAATAGTGATGAAAGTTGTAATTAACGGTTTTGGACGGATTGGAAGATTAGTTTTAAGACAAATTCTAAAAAGAAACTCTCCTATTGAAGTCGTCGCTGTTAATGATCTTGTTCCTGGGGAGGCTTTAACGTATTTATTTAAATACGATTCTACTCATGGGCGCTTCCCAGCAGACGTATCTTATGATAACGGCTATCTTGTTGTTGATGGCCGTAGAATTCAATTATTAGATCAGCGGGATGTCCAGAAGCTTCCTTGGAAAGATCTAGGTGTAGATACTGTTATTGAAAGTACAGGTTTATTTACCAAAAAAGAAGATGCTGCGAAACATCTTGAGTCTGGTGCGAAACGTGTGCTTATTACTGCTCCTGCAAAAGGAGATGTCCCGACATTTGTAATGGGAGTAAATGAGAATACATTCGATTCCGATAAGGATACCATTATTTCTAATGCCTCGTGTACAACAAATTGTCTTGCTCCTTTGGCTAAAGTGTTGCTAGATAATTTTGGTATTGAAGAAGGCTTAATGACCACAGTTCATGCTGCTACAGCCACTCAAAGTGTTGTAGATGGCCCGTCTAAGAAGGATTGGAGAGGTGGTAGAGGAGCTTTTCAAAATATTGTTCCCGCTTCTACAGGAGCTGCGAAGGCTGTTGCCTTGTGCCTCCCAGAATTAAAGAATAAATTAACCGGAATGGCTTTCAGAGTTCCTGTTGCTGATGTTTCTGTCGTTGACCTTACTGTAAGATTACAGAAGTCAACAACGTATGAAGAGATATGTAAAGTTATTAAAAATGCTTCAGAAACTAATTTGCGTGGGATTCTAGGTTATACGGATCAAGAAGTAGTTTCTTCTGATTTTATAGGATGTGAACATTCTTCTATATTTGATGCTGGTGCAGGGATAGCGTTAACCGATCGTTTTTTCAAACTAGTTGCCTGGTATGATAATGAGATAGGGTATGCAACTCGCATAGTTGATTTATTAGAGTATGTAACAAAGAACTCTAAATAAAAGGTTAAATTCGTGTATTTTACAAGAGATCCAGTCATTGAAACTGTAATTACGTCGAGGGAAGGATACAAGTTATCAGTTCGTAATACTAAGCATCTTTCTCAGGATCCTTTTGTTGTTGAAGCAGTTGAAGTGATTTCTTTAGGAAACACCTGTTTTTTTCGTAACTGCGATCATAGTAAACCATTCATTGTTCCCGCAGGCGATTACGAAGTAATGGAAATTCGAGATACTAAGATCAACCTTAAAGCAGTAGGTTTAGATCGTGGTATTAAAATTGCCGGAGGCCGAGAAGCCTTAATTAAATTGCCTAAGGCTGCTCCCGTAGCTGTTGTTGAAGAAAGCTCTTCAGAGACAGTGGTTGCAGTTGAATCTTCATCTTCAGAAACTTCCACTACGTCAGCATCTTCTCATTCTACAACTAAAAAAGAGAAAAAAGAACGCAAAGGGGATAAATGGAAAGAGAAGAAAAAGCAAGGCCGCAAGAAAACTAATAAAGAGGTTTCTGAAGTGGCGGGATCTTCTCAAGAAATTATCGATGCTGTTACTGAAGAACTTTGGGAGGAATCCCAAGAAAGTAAATTAAGTGAGCAAAAGAAATTTTCTCTATTACCTCCTCCTGCGAAATTAATTTCTGAGATTATTTCTCAAGCTGTTTCGGACCCTACAGTGACTTCAGCTGATTTAGATGAATCTTTACAGGCTTTAGTAACTGAAAGTTCTGAAGTGATTAATGCTTTATTATCGGGTGATCAGACAATTATTTTCCCTGAAGAAGAAATGGGGGTTGCTCCAGCTTGTGAACAGCCTTTACCATCTTCTTTCCCAGCAGAGGATGAGTAGGCAATTCATTAGAGATTTTTGTCTGTCTTCTCTTTGAAAACCATTGATCTAGAAAGTGTCATCTGATAAGATTTTGAGTTATATTTTTGGTATTTTTCTTAAAATAGATACTTCCAAAAATTATAGTTCGAATCACATCAGTTATTTAATTCATAATTGACAGGGTTCTTCATTATTGCTCAGATGGTGGAATGGTAGACACTAGGGACTTAAAATCCCTTGGGCGCAAGCCCGTGCAAGTTCGAGTCTTGTTCTGAGCAGTTTTTCTTTTTTGTTTAGATCTTAACCTAATGATTCGCTCTCGTTGTTGAATGTAGTGCGAGCTAATCGATTTTTTTATTTTCATTTATTTTTTTGTGAAATTCTAAAATTCGGTATCCACACTAGGAAACATCAACTTAGATTTTCTAGATTTTTCATGTCTTTTTATTGGCTGTGAAATTGAGACAATAACTCCTTCCTGTGCTATAAACCGGGAAAATCTAATTAATATTTAGAGGTATCCTTTGCGGCGGCTCTTATCGGCAATTAAGCTGCATCTAACTTCTATATGGTCTAGCAACTCCACTTGTTCTTCTTCAAATCATTACGATATATACTCGAGATCTATGCTTCTGTTGCTCTGTCGATGGAAAGATGCAGACATTATGGAATGGCAATACGCTTGTCATACTTTAGCAGATGTTTGTAGTAAAATGAGTGGGCAACTTATCCCAAATAAACCCGAGTTGTTACAAGAAGATCTTTCTGATGAGGAAGATATCCATTTAGAATGGAAACATCGATTTTCAGCTTTAGAAAAAGAGTTTTCATCTCGTGATGAGGTTAGAAATACTGAAATTGAAAAGCTAAGGAATGAGAATGGTTGGTTACAACATCGTCTTTCTGAAAAGTTACAGCAAGCCCGTCATCAAAATGACATTATTGATGAATTGAAACGAGATTTGATAGAAAGTGTTCAGCAAACAGAAATTAGTGAAGGAAGACGCCTCTGTTATGAACATAAGATTAAGATCCTCGAGGAGCAGTTGGACAAGCTAACTCTATCTCGTATTCCTGAAACTGATATGTTTGAACAGGGGTCAAAAGAAAGCTTATTAAAACAGCAGGAAATAATAGATTTGAATAAAGCTATGATGAGTTTACATCAGAAAAAAGCTGATCAAGATAAGAAATATCAAGAAGAAATCGCAAGATTGAGTCTAGAGTTACAGAACTATAGACAAACTGCATATATAAATACCGAATCGGGGAAACTCCTACAGATTCAAAATGAGCTAGTTCAGAAGAAGAAGGAAGTTGCTTTACTACAAGATCTTGTTGAAGAGCAGTATTGTCAAATACAGAGGCTTAATAAGGAACTTGGGTTCGAAGATGTTTTGAATGTATCCCGTTTAAAACAGCTTTTAGGTAGAGATTTAGATTGTAATAGTACTGAAAGTGTTCAGGAATCAAAATGTAGTGGACTTGTAGAGTAGATCTTACATCAAGATTCTAGTTGTAATTATATATGGCTAACATAGAATAAACACTACATACTCCATTCGGAGCACGTTTCTTAAGTCTGGATAAGGACTCAATTATGACGCAATTGATTATGGGGATTGATCCAGGGACACTAGTTTCTGGGTATGCTATTATTCTTGTTGAACAGCGTTATAAGATACGAGCTCATAGTTATGGGGCCATTCGTTTATCTTCCAAAGATTCACTAACACAACGTTATAAACAGCTTTTCCAAACATTATCCGGAGTATTAGATGATACTACTCCTGATGCTGTGGTTCTTGAGACTCAATATGTTCATAAGAATCCTCAAAGTACTATAAAATTGGGTATGGCGCGTGGTGTACTCGTCCTTTCAGCTGCTTTAAGAGACATTCCTGTTTTTGAATATGCTCCAAATGTAGCTAAGAGAGCTGTTGTAGGAAAAGGAAATGCGACTAAACAGCAGGTGCAATTAATGGTTAGTAAGATTTTAAATATTCCTGACGTCTTAAATTCTAATTGTGAGGATATTGCAGATGCGTTTGCATTAGCAATATGTCATGCGCATACTTCTGCCTATACTTGTTTAGGAGTTCGATAATGTACGACTATATTCGCGGAATTCTTACTTATATCAGTTCGGGAACCATTGTAATCGAGTGTCAGGGACTCGGGTTTAGTATTTTCGCTTCCGATC contains these protein-coding regions:
- a CDS encoding DNA-directed RNA polymerase subunit alpha, producing the protein MSDNSQNLLYDKFELPESVKMMAVEGSGGSIDKQASFVAEPLERGMGHTLGNALRRALLIGLEAPAIISFSMTGVLHEYMAIDGIVEDVTNIVLNLKGALLKKYPFQDSEDGRCTQLLKSTISVDASDLAACGGQKFITLADLLQEGGFESVNPDHLIFTVTQPMQIEIALRVAFGRGYSTSERIILEDKGVNEIILDAAFSPVVLVNYFVEDTRVGQDTDFDRLILHVETDGRVSPKEALAFSTQILTKHFSIFEKMDEKKIVFEEAISIEKENKDDILHKLVLGINEIELSVRSTNCLSNANIETIGELVIMPEPRLLQFRNFGKKSLCEIKNKLKEMKLELGMDLSQFGVGLDNVKEKMKGYAEKIRSKNVKG
- the grgA gene encoding GrgA family transcription factor; amino-acid sequence: MYFTRDPVIETVITSREGYKLSVRNTKHLSQDPFVVEAVEVISLGNTCFFRNCDHSKPFIVPAGDYEVMEIRDTKINLKAVGLDRGIKIAGGREALIKLPKAAPVAVVEESSSETVVAVESSSSETSTTSASSHSTTKKEKKERKGDKWKEKKKQGRKKTNKEVSEVAGSSQEIIDAVTEELWEESQESKLSEQKKFSLLPPPAKLISEIISQAVSDPTVTSADLDESLQALVTESSEVINALLSGDQTIIFPEEEMGVAPACEQPLPSSFPAEDE
- the rplO gene encoding 50S ribosomal protein L15: MIKLESLQDPSQRKRRTKLLGRGPGSGHGKTSCRGHKGDGSRSGYKRRFGYEGGGVPLYRRVPTRGFSHKRFDKCVEEITTQRLNVLFNEGEEITLDALKQKRAIDKHAIRVKVIVKGELEKTFIWKDANVVLSQGVRNLIGVA
- the rpsK gene encoding 30S ribosomal protein S11: MVKHQTQKKGVKRKQLKNIPSGVVHVKATFNNTIVSITDPAGNTISWASAGKVGYSGSRKSSAFAATVAAQDAAKNAMNSGLKEVEVCLKGTGAGRESAVRALIAAGLVVSVIRDETPVPHNGCRPRKRRRV
- the rplF gene encoding 50S ribosomal protein L6; this encodes MSRKARDPIVLPQGVEVSIQNNEILVKGPKGSLKQVLAPEVVIDIKDKEVFVHAAPGVIDRPSRMQGLFWALISNMVQGVSTGFEKRLEMIGVGFRAAVQGSILDLSIGVSHPTKMPIPAELQVTVEKNTLISVKGINKQLVGEFAASIRAKRRPEPYKGKGIRYENEYVRRKAGKAAKTGKK
- the rpsE gene encoding 30S ribosomal protein S5 yields the protein MTLSKNSHKEDQLEEKVLVVNRCSKVVKGGRKFSFSALILVGDGKGRLGYGFAKANELTDAIRKGGEAARKNLVTIESLEGDSIPHEVLVDQDGAQLLLKPAKPGTGIVAGSRIRLILEMAGVKNIVAKSLGSNNPMNQVKAAFKALLSLSSRKDVLQRRRVTHD
- the rplR gene encoding 50S ribosomal protein L18, yielding MENSLFKKSEKKVRRALRVRKVLRGSSLKPRLSVVKTNKHIYVQLIDDSIGKTLASVSTMAKSSKASGLIKKNQDVAKTLGTQIAQIGKSLQVDRVVFDRGPFKYHGVIAMVADGAREGGLQF
- the rpsM gene encoding 30S ribosomal protein S13, with the translated sequence MPRIIGIDIPAKKKLKISLTYIYGIGPARSEEIIAKLQLNPEARAVELTEEEIGRLNSLLQSEYVVEGDLRRRVQSDIKRLISIHAYRGQRHRLSLPVRGQRTKTNSRTRKGKRKTVAGKKK
- the rplX gene encoding 50S ribosomal protein L24, whose product is MKRHSVCVGDTVYVLAGNDKGKQGKVLSCLREKNKVVVEGINVRTKNIKRSQENPKGKRINIEAPIHVSNVRLSIDGARAKLSVKVTKNGRELWNRSPDGTSKLYRSVKERKG
- the rplQ gene encoding 50S ribosomal protein L17; translation: MQHARKKFRVGRTSAHNRCMLANMLKSLIHQERIETTLPKAKELRRCADKMITLAKKNTLAARRLAVARLMVRYNKLTSKEARQAKAGDLSAYNVDRTIINKLFDELGTRFVSRNGGYTRILKLQNRVGDNARKCIIEFLAN
- the secY gene encoding preprotein translocase subunit SecY, encoding MTTLRQIFSIAELRQKLFFTFALLAACRVGVFIPVPGINGERAVAYFKQLLGSSQNLFQLADIFSGGAFAQMTVIALGVVPYISASIIVQLLLVFMPSIQREMRESPDQGKRKIGRLTRLFTVGLAFIQSLLFAKFALKMNMSIPGIVLPTLLSSKLFGAPWIFYTTTVIVMTTGTLLLMWIGEQISDKGIGNGVSLIISLGILASFPSVLGSIVSKLNLGSQDPSQLGLFSLLLLCFIFIFVLVTTILIIEGVRKIPVQYARRVIGRREIPGGGSYLPLKVNYAGVIPVIFASSLLMFPATIGQFMSSDSSWLKRIAMMLSPGSWVYSSCYVLLIIFFTYFWTATQFHPEQIASEMKKNNAFIPGIRQGKPTQTYLEYTMNRVTLLGAVFLAVIAILPSILGRVLHVDANVSYFLGGTAMLIVVGVVLDTMKQVDAFLLMRRYDSFLKKDRSKGRH
- the rplE gene encoding 50S ribosomal protein L5; this encodes MSRLKKLYTEEIRKSLQEKFGYGNTMQIPVLKKIVISMGLAEAAKDKNLFQAHLEELSMISGQKPLVTKARNSIAGFKLREGQGIGAKVTLRGQRMYDFMDRFCNIISPRIRDFRGFSSKGDGRGCYSLGLDDQQIFPEVDLDRVKRTQGMNITWVTTAQTDVECTTLLELMGLRFKKTQ
- the gap gene encoding type I glyceraldehyde-3-phosphate dehydrogenase, giving the protein MKVVINGFGRIGRLVLRQILKRNSPIEVVAVNDLVPGEALTYLFKYDSTHGRFPADVSYDNGYLVVDGRRIQLLDQRDVQKLPWKDLGVDTVIESTGLFTKKEDAAKHLESGAKRVLITAPAKGDVPTFVMGVNENTFDSDKDTIISNASCTTNCLAPLAKVLLDNFGIEEGLMTTVHAATATQSVVDGPSKKDWRGGRGAFQNIVPASTGAAKAVALCLPELKNKLTGMAFRVPVADVSVVDLTVRLQKSTTYEEICKVIKNASETNLRGILGYTDQEVVSSDFIGCEHSSIFDAGAGIALTDRFFKLVAWYDNEIGYATRIVDLLEYVTKNSK
- the rpsH gene encoding 30S ribosomal protein S8 — its product is MGMTSDTIADLLTRIRNALKAEHLYVDLEHSKMREAIVKILKQHGFLAHYLVKEESRKRTMRIFLQYSNDRRPVISQLKRVSKPSRRVYVPAAKIPYVFGNMGISVLSTSQGVLDGSTARAKNIGGELLCLVW
- the ruvC gene encoding crossover junction endodeoxyribonuclease RuvC, whose product is MTQLIMGIDPGTLVSGYAIILVEQRYKIRAHSYGAIRLSSKDSLTQRYKQLFQTLSGVLDDTTPDAVVLETQYVHKNPQSTIKLGMARGVLVLSAALRDIPVFEYAPNVAKRAVVGKGNATKQQVQLMVSKILNIPDVLNSNCEDIADAFALAICHAHTSAYTCLGVR